A window from Cryptomeria japonica chromosome 1, Sugi_1.0, whole genome shotgun sequence encodes these proteins:
- the LOC131875395 gene encoding uncharacterized protein LOC131875395 isoform X2 — MDLGFLEELVRNVIHVDHLIYIFDQHLQAIAAKNERAQQNRFTQLVDHHVSAERKRLDEVVDFIFDGCAQYLAQMESHRLYRVFQDSVDVGDLQKLESEIRNTDLSLGAVIGVLNKTPRLFPPTEGHDPKSVGREVAKYRIIKKMDPTDDLKRAVLIYGIGGIGKTNLASEVFKTLDLKAYKYCRLDMDENCSNDVIKHLQQQILRDLFGQGNVVSNSYEHGQNQLREAFRINSIDRIVMFINSGFAVLTDLSCLPSGMRILLTTRKLDQTDLSCFSSGMRILVTTRKLDQIDLSCFSSGTRILVTTRKLYQNGMRILLTIRKLDQTDKFSRTDFEGVPYEVGSVKAF, encoded by the exons ATGGATCTGGGCTTTCTCGAAGAACTTGTGCGAAATGTCATTCATGTGGACCACTTAATCTACATCTTTGATCAGCATCTTCAAGCCATCGCCGCTAAAAATGAGAGA GCCCAACAGAATAGGTTTACGCAGCTAGTAGATCACCATGTCTCTGCTGAAAGAAAGAGGCTCGATGAAGTAGTTGACTTCATTTTTGACGGATGTGCTCAATATCTAGCACAAATGGAATCTCACAGGCTTTATAG GGTTTTTCAAGATTCTGTGGATGTTGGGGATCTACAAAAGCTTGAGTCAGAAATACGAAATACAGATCTCAGTCTTGGGGCTGTGATTGGTGTTTTGAATAAGACTCCTCGCTTATTTCCTCCAACAGAGGGACATGATCCTAAATCAG TTGGGAGAGAAGTCGCAAAATATAGAATAATTAAGAAAATGGATCCAACCGATGATTTAAAGAGAGCTGTTTTAATTTACGGTATTGGAGGCATTGGGAAAACAAATCTAGCATCTGAGGTCTTTAAGACTCTCGACCTTAAGGCCTACAAATACTGCAGGCTCGATATGGATGAGAACTGTTCCAACGATGTTATCAAGCACCTTCAGCAGCAGATCTTGAGAGATTTGTTTGGCCAAGGGAACGTCGTGTCGAACAGTTATGAGCATGGTCAGAACCAATTAAGAGAGGCTTTTAGAATAAACAGCATTGATCGCATAGTCATGTTTATTAACAGTGGCTTCGCAGTGCTAACTGATCTGTCCTGCCTTCCTAGTGGGATGAGGATTCTTTTAACCACCAGAAAGCTTGATCAGACTGATTTGTCTTGCTTTTCCAGTGGGATGAGGATTCTTGTAACCACCAGAAagcttgatcagattgatttgtcttgtttttctagtgGGACGAGGATTCTTGTGACCACCAGAAAGCTTTATCAGAATGGAATGAGGATTCTTCTAACCATTAGAAAGCTTGATCAGACAGACAAGTTTTCACGAACAGATTTTGAAGGCGTTCCATACGAGGTAGGCAGTGTCAAGGCATTTTAA
- the LOC131875395 gene encoding uncharacterized protein LOC131875395 isoform X1, whose translation MDLGFLEELVRNVIHVDHLIYIFDQHLQAIAAKNERKFLQAQQNRFTQLVDHHVSAERKRLDEVVDFIFDGCAQYLAQMESHRLYRVFQDSVDVGDLQKLESEIRNTDLSLGAVIGVLNKTPRLFPPTEGHDPKSVGREVAKYRIIKKMDPTDDLKRAVLIYGIGGIGKTNLASEVFKTLDLKAYKYCRLDMDENCSNDVIKHLQQQILRDLFGQGNVVSNSYEHGQNQLREAFRINSIDRIVMFINSGFAVLTDLSCLPSGMRILLTTRKLDQTDLSCFSSGMRILVTTRKLDQIDLSCFSSGTRILVTTRKLYQNGMRILLTIRKLDQTDKFSRTDFEGVPYEVGSVKAF comes from the exons ATGGATCTGGGCTTTCTCGAAGAACTTGTGCGAAATGTCATTCATGTGGACCACTTAATCTACATCTTTGATCAGCATCTTCAAGCCATCGCCGCTAAAAATGAGAGA AAATTTTTGCAGGCCCAACAGAATAGGTTTACGCAGCTAGTAGATCACCATGTCTCTGCTGAAAGAAAGAGGCTCGATGAAGTAGTTGACTTCATTTTTGACGGATGTGCTCAATATCTAGCACAAATGGAATCTCACAGGCTTTATAG GGTTTTTCAAGATTCTGTGGATGTTGGGGATCTACAAAAGCTTGAGTCAGAAATACGAAATACAGATCTCAGTCTTGGGGCTGTGATTGGTGTTTTGAATAAGACTCCTCGCTTATTTCCTCCAACAGAGGGACATGATCCTAAATCAG TTGGGAGAGAAGTCGCAAAATATAGAATAATTAAGAAAATGGATCCAACCGATGATTTAAAGAGAGCTGTTTTAATTTACGGTATTGGAGGCATTGGGAAAACAAATCTAGCATCTGAGGTCTTTAAGACTCTCGACCTTAAGGCCTACAAATACTGCAGGCTCGATATGGATGAGAACTGTTCCAACGATGTTATCAAGCACCTTCAGCAGCAGATCTTGAGAGATTTGTTTGGCCAAGGGAACGTCGTGTCGAACAGTTATGAGCATGGTCAGAACCAATTAAGAGAGGCTTTTAGAATAAACAGCATTGATCGCATAGTCATGTTTATTAACAGTGGCTTCGCAGTGCTAACTGATCTGTCCTGCCTTCCTAGTGGGATGAGGATTCTTTTAACCACCAGAAAGCTTGATCAGACTGATTTGTCTTGCTTTTCCAGTGGGATGAGGATTCTTGTAACCACCAGAAagcttgatcagattgatttgtcttgtttttctagtgGGACGAGGATTCTTGTGACCACCAGAAAGCTTTATCAGAATGGAATGAGGATTCTTCTAACCATTAGAAAGCTTGATCAGACAGACAAGTTTTCACGAACAGATTTTGAAGGCGTTCCATACGAGGTAGGCAGTGTCAAGGCATTTTAA